One region of Gossypium raimondii isolate GPD5lz chromosome 6, ASM2569854v1, whole genome shotgun sequence genomic DNA includes:
- the LOC105773928 gene encoding polyadenylate-binding protein 3: MATATTAVPVAPVTAGGAAVGSGYMNVSLYVGDLEENAVEGQLYDLFGQVGTVLSIRICRDQNKRSSLGYAYVNYSNYQDAAHAKEMFNFTPINGKPIRIMFSQRDPIIRKTGYANVFIKNLDPAIDNKALYDIFVAFGNVLSCKVATDRNGQAKGFGYVQFENDEAAQNAIKRLNGMLINDKQVYVGRHVRRQERVPANVTPKFTNVYVKNLSETTSDEDLKKVFGTYGTITSVVVMKDQNGKSRCFGFVNFQSPDAASAAVEKLNGMKNDDKTWYVGRAQRKAEREAELKAKFEQERTSRYEKLQAANLYLKNLDDSIDTEKLKELFSEFGTITSCMVMLDPQGVSKGSGFVAFSTPEEASKALNAMNGKMIGKKPLYVAVAQRKEERKARLQSYFAQLRTQGAMSPLASGVPGYHSGPHRLDLQQLYYGQGSPGLLHPQPAGYGYQQQLIPGIRPGVTPNYIMPYNLQRQRGQPGQRMGVRRGGNSQQMLQQQVLHRNTNEGLGYMGNARDGVDQSTVTQSVVGPILPLPYGVSRMPVNPVEVQRPNPVHISTLISALASASPRERNKMLGEQLYPLVQGFEPEHAGKVTGMLLEMDQTEVLHLIESPDALKEKVAEAMAVLRDSAAGESDASKELVIGTD, from the exons ATGGCGACGGCCACGACGGCGGTTCCTGTGGCTCCGGTAACGGCAGGGGGCGCGGCGGTGGGAAGTGGTTATATGAATGTGTCGCTTTACGTGGGGGATCTGGAGGAGAACGCGGTGGAAGGGCAATTGTATGATCTGTTTGGCCAAGTTGGAACTGTTCTTTCCATTAGAATTTGTAGGGATCAGAATAAGCGATCTTCTCTCGGTTATGCTTACGTCAATTACAGCAATTACCAAGAcg CTGCTCATGCCAAGGAAATGTTTAACTTCACTCCCATCAATGGAAAACCTATACGAATTATGTTTTCTCAACGCGATCCTATTATTCGTAAGACTGGATATGCCAATGTCTTTATCAAGAACCTGGACCCAGCTATTGATAACAAGGCATTGTATGACATTTTCGTTGCCTTCGGGAATGTACTTTCTTGCAAGGTTGCTACTGATAGAAATGGGCAAGCAAAAGGATTCGGCTATGTTCAGTTTGAAAATGATGAAGCCGCACAGAATGCAATCAAAAGGTTAAATGGTATGCTAATAAATGATAAACAAGTTTATGTTGGACGTCATGTTCGACGACAAGAACGGGTGCCAGCCAATGTGACGCCGAAGTTCACTAATGTTTATGTAAAAAATTTGTCAGAAACAACAAGTGATGAGGACCTTAAGAAAGTTTTTGGAACTTATGGTACCATCACCAGTGTTGTTGTCATGAAGGACCAGAATGGTAAGTCCAGATGTTTTGGTTTTGTGAACTTTCAGAGCCCAGATGCGGCTTCCGCTGCTGTTGAGAAGTTAAATGGGATGAAAAATGATGACAAGACGTGGTATGTGGGAAGGGCTCAAAGGAAAGCAGAAAGGGAAGCAGAGTTGAAAGCCAAATTTGAACAGGAAAGAACTAGTAGATATGAAAAACTACAAGCTGCAAATTTGTATCTGAAAAATCTGGATGACAGCATAGATACTGAAAAACTGAAGGAGTTATTTTCGGAGTTTGGAACAATTACCTCATGCATG GTTATGCTTGATCCACAAGGAGTTAGTAAGGGCTCTGGTTTTGTTGCCTTTTCTACACCTGAAGAAGCTTCGAAAGCT TTGAATGCAATGAATGGAAAGATGATTGGAAAGAAGCCTCTGTATGTTGCTGTCGCTCAAcgcaaagaagaaagaaaagctaGATTACAG TCGTATTTTGCTCAACTTCGTACACAAGGTGCCATGTCACCTTTGGCATCAGGGGTTCCTGGATATCATTCTGGTCCTCATAGGCTTGATCTTCAGCAGCTATATTATGGTCAAGGTAGTCCTGGTCTGTTACACCCTCAGCCTGCAGGATATGGTTACCAGCAGCAACTCATACCTGGAATCCGTCCTGGTGTCACTCCAAATTATATTATGCCATACAACCTCCAAAGACAACGAGGACAACCAGGTCAAAGGATGGGTGTTCGTCGAGGTGGAAACTCCCAACAAATGCTGCAGCAACAG GTGCTGCACCGTAATACCAATGAAGGTTTGGGATACATGGGTAATGCTAGAGATGGTGTGGATCAATCTACAGTTACCCAAAGCGTTGTAGGCCCTATCCTGCCGTTACCATATGGTGTTTCAAGGATGCCAGTAAACCCTGTTGAAGTGCAACGACCTAACCCAGTGCACATATCGACACTCATATCTGCTTTAGCTTCTGCTTCCCCTAGAGAACGTAACAAG ATGTTGGGAGAACAACTTTATCCGCTGGTGCAGGGTTTTGAGCCTGAACATGCGGGAAAGGTGACTGGGATGTTGCTAGAGATGGACCAAACAGAGGTTCTCCATCTCATCGAGTCTCCAGATGCTTTGAAGGAGAAGGTGGCTGAGGCAATGGCTGTCCTTCGGGATTCTGCAGCAGGAGAATCTGATGCGAGTAAGGAGTTGGTCATTGGAACTGACTGA
- the LOC105773929 gene encoding uncharacterized protein LOC105773929 gives MSMSLDSHIEKVLWTQDQILDRVAQIASQITLDFKAAPDPPLFVGVANGAFLFLADLVKRVQFPLFVDLVRAQSYGSDTLSNGAPSISLDLKLDVKGKHVILVEDIVDTGCTLSCLIEHLEAKGVSSVSICAFLDKPTRRKVHIKLVGDGKFYKGFECPDYFVVGYGMDFAELYRNLPYIGVLKSEFYK, from the exons ATGTCCATGTCTCTGGACTCTCATATAGAGAAGGTTCTTTGGACCCAAGATCAGATTCTGGACCGAGTAGCCCAGATCGCTTCTCAAATTACCCTTGATTTTAAAGCTGCTCCCGACCCACCCCTCTTTGTAGGAGTCGCCAATGGTGCGTTCTTGTTCTTGGCTGATCTTGTCAAGAGAGTCCAGTTCCCTCTCTTCGTTGACTTGGTTCGAGCTCAATCTTATGGCTCCGATACTCTCTCTAATGGAGCTCCTTCCATTTCCCTTGATTTGAAGCTCGATGTGAAGGGAAAACACGTCATTCTC GTTGAAGATATTGTAGATACAGGATGCACTTTATCCTGTCTAATCGAACACTTGGAAGCAAAAGGAGTGTCCTCCGTATCAATTTGTGCTTTTCTTGATAAACCTACGAGAAGGAAGGTCCATATCAAGCTAGTTGGTGATGGAAAGTTCTACAAGGGATTTGAG TGTCCGGATTATTTTGTTGTAGGTTATGGAATGGACTTTGCAGAACTATATAGGAACTTGCCTTATATTGGTGTCTTGAAGTCCGAATTCTACAAGTGA
- the LOC105774436 gene encoding DEAD-box ATP-dependent RNA helicase 39 isoform X1 has protein sequence MSKREINNKARRAQIQLRTLKQVTFEKQKRQQSRRQKTMKRSSKSLADLCNLVVSSKLISSTNPLNPIKPFPLIRPLSSSNTKPTIKTAKLQPSSPKSHRDSLILEKFRQRKLKGNSVSKPTSTVVEKERERDDVDSENDKNKCGATKFVSSFQELGLEADIIGALSEMGIWIPSEIQCVGIPALLDGKSVVLSSESGSGRTLAFLLPLIQLLRRDEALLSVKPKHPRAIVLCSSEEQCDKIIMQDFQTARFISHHAKLNSTSEYGYSKSRISENLANDSIGMLVATPSETIQYIEEGSVVPDDIKYLVLDEMDAMFDHGFGSEIHKILNQLKNQQLSKAKDLGLQTVLVTSTITKMLGKQLYPLMEHLEQNNAGKVAAMLLEMDRQEVFDLTESLDALKIKIAETMNSFHSS, from the exons atgtccaaaagagaaataaataacAAGGCGAGAAGGGCACAAATACAGCTACGAACCCTTAAACAAGTAACATTTGAAAAGCAGAAACGCCAACAAAGTAGACGGCAAAAGACAATGAAAAGAAGCAGCAAATCACTTGCCGACCTCTGCAACCTTGTTGTCTCCTCTAAACTTATTTCTTCAACTAATCCATTAAACCCCATCAAGCCTTTTCCATTAATTAGGCCTCTATCTTCCTCCAACACTAAGCCTACTATAAAAACAGCAAAACTACAACCTTCTTCACCAAAATCCCATAGAGACTCCCTCATTCTTGAAAAGTTCCGACAAAGAAAGCTCAAAGGCAACTCCGTCTCCAAACCTACCTCTACTGTTGttgaaaaggaaagagaaaggGATGACGTTGATTCTGAGAATGACAAGAACAAATGTGGTGCTACTAAATTTGTTTCTAGTTTCCAAGAACTGGGGTTGGAAGCTGACATAATTGGGGCTTTGAGTGAGATGGGAATATGGATTCCTTCTGAAATTCAGTGTGTTGGGATCCCAGCTTTGTTGGATGGGAAAAGCGTCGTCTTAAGCTCTGAATCGGGATCTGGAAGGACTTTGGCTTTCTTGTTACCTCTCATACAG CTGCTTAGACGGGACGAGGCGTTGCTCAGCGTGAAGCCAAAGCATCCTCGAGCTATTGTTTTGTGCTCCTCGGAGGAACAATGCGACAAG ATCATCATGCAGGATTTTCAAACAGCAAGATTCATCAGCCATCATGCTAAGTTGAATTCTACTTCAGAATATGGTTACAGCAAGTCAAGAATCTCCGAGAATTTGGCAAATGACTCAATAGGCATGCTTGTTGCTACTCCAAGTGAAACTATTCAGTACATTGAGGAGGGAAGTGTTGTTCCAGATGACATCAAATACTTG GTATTGGATGAAATGGATGCCATGTTCGATCATGGCTTTGGCTCCGAAATTCACAAGATCCTCAACCAATTAAAGAATCAACAACTATCAAAAGCCAAAGACCTTGGACTTCAAACTGTTTTAGTCACTTCAACAATAACAAAG ATGTTGGGGAAACAGTTATACCCTCTTATGGAGCATCTTGAACAAAATAATGCTGGAAAAGTGGCTGCGATGTTGCTGGAGATGGATCGACAAGAGGTATTTGACCTCACTGAGTCTTTGGATGCTTTGAagataaaaattgctgaaacaATGAATTCGTTTCATTCGTCTTGA
- the LOC105774436 gene encoding DEAD-box ATP-dependent RNA helicase 39 isoform X2 produces MSKREINNKARRAQIQLRTLKQVTFEKQKRQQSRRQKTMKRSSKSLADLCNLVVSSKLISSTNPLNPIKPFPLIRPLSSSNTKPTIKTAKLQPSSPKSHRDSLILEKFRQRKLKGNSVSKPTSTVVEKERERDDVDSENDKNKCGATKFVSSFQELGLEADIIGALSEMGIWIPSEIQCVGIPALLDGKSVVLSSESGSGRTLAFLLPLIQLLRRDEALLSVKPKHPRAIVLCSSEEQCDKDFQTARFISHHAKLNSTSEYGYSKSRISENLANDSIGMLVATPSETIQYIEEGSVVPDDIKYLVLDEMDAMFDHGFGSEIHKILNQLKNQQLSKAKDLGLQTVLVTSTITKMLGKQLYPLMEHLEQNNAGKVAAMLLEMDRQEVFDLTESLDALKIKIAETMNSFHSS; encoded by the exons atgtccaaaagagaaataaataacAAGGCGAGAAGGGCACAAATACAGCTACGAACCCTTAAACAAGTAACATTTGAAAAGCAGAAACGCCAACAAAGTAGACGGCAAAAGACAATGAAAAGAAGCAGCAAATCACTTGCCGACCTCTGCAACCTTGTTGTCTCCTCTAAACTTATTTCTTCAACTAATCCATTAAACCCCATCAAGCCTTTTCCATTAATTAGGCCTCTATCTTCCTCCAACACTAAGCCTACTATAAAAACAGCAAAACTACAACCTTCTTCACCAAAATCCCATAGAGACTCCCTCATTCTTGAAAAGTTCCGACAAAGAAAGCTCAAAGGCAACTCCGTCTCCAAACCTACCTCTACTGTTGttgaaaaggaaagagaaaggGATGACGTTGATTCTGAGAATGACAAGAACAAATGTGGTGCTACTAAATTTGTTTCTAGTTTCCAAGAACTGGGGTTGGAAGCTGACATAATTGGGGCTTTGAGTGAGATGGGAATATGGATTCCTTCTGAAATTCAGTGTGTTGGGATCCCAGCTTTGTTGGATGGGAAAAGCGTCGTCTTAAGCTCTGAATCGGGATCTGGAAGGACTTTGGCTTTCTTGTTACCTCTCATACAG CTGCTTAGACGGGACGAGGCGTTGCTCAGCGTGAAGCCAAAGCATCCTCGAGCTATTGTTTTGTGCTCCTCGGAGGAACAATGCGACAAG GATTTTCAAACAGCAAGATTCATCAGCCATCATGCTAAGTTGAATTCTACTTCAGAATATGGTTACAGCAAGTCAAGAATCTCCGAGAATTTGGCAAATGACTCAATAGGCATGCTTGTTGCTACTCCAAGTGAAACTATTCAGTACATTGAGGAGGGAAGTGTTGTTCCAGATGACATCAAATACTTG GTATTGGATGAAATGGATGCCATGTTCGATCATGGCTTTGGCTCCGAAATTCACAAGATCCTCAACCAATTAAAGAATCAACAACTATCAAAAGCCAAAGACCTTGGACTTCAAACTGTTTTAGTCACTTCAACAATAACAAAG ATGTTGGGGAAACAGTTATACCCTCTTATGGAGCATCTTGAACAAAATAATGCTGGAAAAGTGGCTGCGATGTTGCTGGAGATGGATCGACAAGAGGTATTTGACCTCACTGAGTCTTTGGATGCTTTGAagataaaaattgctgaaacaATGAATTCGTTTCATTCGTCTTGA